The following are encoded in a window of Bacillus xiapuensis genomic DNA:
- a CDS encoding 6-phosphofructokinase, translating into MKGNCMIVQSGGPTAVINNSMVGIIDAILQSPFSGKIYGAAGGIHGLLNESFIILNHLSIQDRYRLRWTPGAALGTWRHKLTAADVERIVAILRENDVRFFFYIGGNGSMNVAKAIGEYADAVGYEIAVIGVPKSIDNDLVGTDHSPGYGSAAKFLATSVLDIQMDMASYPVSNRITIIETMGRHTGWLAGACSLAEIADSNSQMLIYIPEVPFQLQDCLEKVSRAYEEKRNTVLIVAEGIRNSQGKVIHEDHLEYDSLGRLKLGGVSSCLKEAIEESTGIATRTISSSIWQRSSITLASKTDVDEAYSIGKEAWHQAEEGKTGVMVAMKRQSEEGKYSVLYQSVELEETAGKERFVPAEWYDPIQNAMTKQFKDYVLPIIQGEMLVPMEGGLPRYQRVM; encoded by the coding sequence ATGAAGGGAAATTGTATGATTGTGCAATCCGGAGGTCCCACCGCTGTCATTAACAACTCGATGGTCGGCATCATAGACGCGATCTTACAATCACCATTTTCAGGGAAGATTTATGGGGCTGCCGGAGGTATTCACGGTCTTTTAAATGAATCTTTTATTATATTGAATCATTTATCCATTCAAGATCGCTATCGGCTTCGCTGGACTCCCGGGGCAGCGCTTGGTACATGGAGACATAAGTTAACCGCTGCTGATGTTGAGAGAATTGTCGCTATATTAAGGGAAAACGACGTGCGCTTCTTCTTTTACATCGGCGGAAACGGTTCAATGAATGTGGCAAAAGCGATCGGTGAATATGCGGATGCGGTCGGCTACGAGATAGCAGTCATCGGCGTCCCCAAATCGATTGATAATGATTTGGTCGGCACGGATCACTCGCCAGGTTACGGAAGCGCTGCGAAATTTTTAGCTACGTCCGTGTTGGATATTCAGATGGATATGGCCAGCTATCCCGTCAGCAATCGAATCACCATCATCGAAACAATGGGACGGCATACAGGCTGGCTTGCAGGTGCTTGTTCACTGGCTGAAATTGCCGATAGCAACAGCCAAATGCTCATTTATATACCAGAGGTGCCATTTCAACTGCAAGATTGTCTCGAGAAAGTAAGCAGAGCCTATGAAGAAAAAAGAAATACCGTTTTAATCGTGGCGGAAGGAATCCGCAACTCACAAGGCAAAGTGATCCATGAAGATCATTTAGAATACGACAGCTTAGGAAGATTAAAGCTCGGCGGTGTTTCCTCCTGCTTAAAGGAAGCCATCGAAGAAAGTACGGGCATTGCCACCCGCACCATCAGCTCAAGCATTTGGCAAAGAAGCAGCATCACCCTAGCTTCAAAAACGGATGTGGATGAAGCTTACTCAATAGGCAAGGAAGCTTGGCATCAAGCAGAAGAAGGAAAAACTGGTGTAATGGTTGCTATGAAAAGACAAAGCGAAGAAGGAAAGTATTCAGTTCTTTATCAATCGGTTGAACTTGAAGAAACGGCAGGAAAAGAACGTTTTGTGCCAGCTGAATGGTATGATCCCATACAAAATGCGATGACAAAGCAGTTTAAGGATTACGTCCTCCCGATTATTCAGGGAGAGATGCTCGTTCCAATGGAGGGAGGGCTTCCCCGTTACCAGCGAGTCATGTAA
- a CDS encoding LacI family DNA-binding transcriptional regulator encodes MKVTIYDVAKEAKVSIATVSKVINNTGRISESTRERVCEVMERLNYQPNIIASALMGKQTKTIGLLIPDLANPFFSELARSIEDRGHESGYDLVICSTDYQPEKENKYLTLLKQKRVDGFILASGFENLDKVEELVKEEIPVAVVARDFPMFPINAVALDDFLGGYQAASYLIKNGHRNIAVIGRDLWSNRERIRGFKQAMEENGLKHRSDFEFVQDIHHVDAAKRVTMKYLNSDDRPTAIFACNDLLAIGAIQAAKAWGLKVPDQLSIIGFDNTIIATVVEPPLTTIAQPIQNMGKEVMDLMVAMITGRQKEQKRVTLLPELVERQSVVKLGDPLHLDHSVHK; translated from the coding sequence ATGAAGGTAACCATCTATGACGTAGCCAAAGAGGCGAAAGTATCAATTGCAACGGTCTCGAAAGTGATTAATAACACGGGGCGCATCAGTGAAAGCACCAGGGAAAGAGTGTGTGAGGTAATGGAGCGGCTGAATTATCAGCCGAACATTATTGCCTCTGCGCTAATGGGGAAACAAACGAAAACAATCGGCCTGCTCATTCCCGATCTAGCCAATCCATTTTTTTCTGAGCTGGCCAGAAGCATTGAGGATCGCGGGCATGAGTCAGGCTATGACCTAGTGATTTGCAGCACGGATTATCAGCCTGAAAAAGAAAATAAATACCTTACACTGTTAAAACAAAAAAGAGTGGATGGCTTTATTCTAGCTTCAGGATTTGAAAATTTAGACAAAGTGGAAGAGCTCGTGAAGGAGGAAATACCGGTTGCGGTCGTAGCTCGGGATTTTCCGATGTTTCCCATTAACGCAGTGGCTCTCGATGATTTTCTCGGAGGCTATCAGGCGGCTTCGTATTTGATCAAAAACGGTCACCGAAACATCGCGGTAATCGGACGGGATCTTTGGAGCAACAGAGAGAGAATCAGAGGGTTTAAACAGGCGATGGAAGAAAACGGGCTCAAGCACCGTTCTGATTTTGAGTTTGTCCAAGATATTCACCATGTTGATGCAGCTAAGCGGGTGACGATGAAATACTTAAACAGTGATGACAGGCCCACCGCCATATTTGCTTGCAATGACCTGTTAGCCATAGGAGCGATTCAGGCAGCAAAAGCATGGGGGCTGAAGGTGCCAGATCAGCTCTCGATTATCGGATTCGATAATACCATTATCGCGACCGTGGTTGAGCCTCCTTTAACAACGATCGCCCAGCCCATTCAAAACATGGGGAAAGAAGTAATGGATTTAATGGTTGCAATGATTACAGGCAGGCAAAAAGAGCAAAAGCGTGTGACGTTGCTTCCAGAGCTTGTGGAGCGCCAATCCGTGGTCAAACTTGGGGATCCCCTTCATCTTGACCATTCAGTTCATAAGTAA
- a CDS encoding Gfo/Idh/MocA family protein: MNIHWGILSAANIAYEEVVPALRRSKQAIVSAVASKSKEKAERFNVPKIYRSYEELINDPGIEALYIPLPNSLHKEWAVKAMNAGKHVLLEKPAVLTEADMLEVKAVSEANGTVFMEAFMYQFHRQHNKVKELLKSGIIGDYRHVKAHFSWQLTNPDDIRLNRELGGGAMWDVGCYGMHAVTQLIGMKPVKVSMSGSLHPNHPIDMTSHCFLVDDQGRTAEVTASMELPFIDRFEIIGPKGSIFVDSAFRPDVSLNKRGKVYVKDSKGNIILQETFEDDPYLNQIEHFQACITERKTPIYHVDCSLELIRYLEKAYQSMNQNSIPVEIG; the protein is encoded by the coding sequence ATGAATATTCATTGGGGAATTCTCAGTGCGGCAAACATTGCTTATGAGGAAGTGGTGCCGGCGCTGCGCCGGTCTAAACAAGCGATTGTTTCAGCCGTTGCTTCCAAAAGTAAAGAAAAAGCTGAGCGGTTTAACGTGCCAAAGATTTATCGTTCTTATGAAGAACTAATTAACGATCCAGGAATAGAAGCTTTATACATTCCGCTTCCCAACTCTTTACATAAGGAATGGGCGGTAAAAGCCATGAACGCAGGCAAACATGTTTTATTGGAAAAGCCTGCTGTCTTAACAGAAGCAGACATGCTTGAAGTCAAGGCAGTTTCTGAAGCGAACGGCACAGTGTTTATGGAAGCTTTCATGTATCAATTTCACCGCCAGCATAATAAAGTAAAAGAATTGCTGAAATCAGGAATTATAGGCGATTACAGGCATGTGAAAGCTCATTTTTCATGGCAGCTTACCAATCCGGACGATATCCGGCTGAACCGTGAGCTTGGCGGAGGTGCGATGTGGGATGTGGGCTGTTACGGCATGCACGCGGTTACTCAGTTAATCGGGATGAAACCAGTGAAAGTATCTATGTCCGGCAGCCTTCATCCCAACCATCCAATTGATATGACGTCGCATTGCTTCTTAGTCGATGACCAAGGAAGAACCGCTGAAGTGACAGCTTCTATGGAATTGCCGTTTATCGACCGTTTTGAAATTATCGGCCCAAAAGGTTCCATTTTTGTAGATTCAGCATTTCGCCCGGATGTTTCCCTCAATAAGCGCGGTAAAGTCTATGTAAAAGACAGTAAAGGAAATATCATTTTACAAGAGACGTTTGAAGACGACCCGTACCTCAATCAAATAGAGCATTTTCAGGCGTGCATCACGGAAAGAAAAACACCCATCTATCATGTGGACTGCTCACTGGAATTAATACGCTATTTAGAGAAAGCTTATCAATCCATGAATCAAAATTCCATTCCTGTCGAAATAGGATAA
- a CDS encoding MFS transporter: protein MRVFVFIIVFFSFFDLFTQLPIMSPFAKSLGAKPLLIGLIVGIYSLSNTVGNVLSGFLTDKKGAFRIVVAGLLLTGLSLFGYRLAEDAYTLMAVRFIHGLVAGLIVPAAFTYLANAASDKNKGKSAAISGAFIGMAAVIGPAFSGIVASRTSEVTVLSFTAFCMLLLALIAFFLLRKQPSLHPQAVSKQTLPIRLLFQKTNVVKSFIGAFMLMFSQGVLAYMLPLKVTALGWDAQTSGMLLSTFGMTSILFFLLPTNRLFDRVKPAWTLGMGMTAMGVSLILLSQLNSASLLYLCMNLYGIGFALLFPSLNSLLVDAIEPAHRGKAYGYFYAFFSLGVVVGSGITGLFALTPVQGFLFTGILLIMAAGGSLLKDPPVLKEKQFY from the coding sequence ATGCGAGTTTTTGTGTTTATCATCGTGTTCTTCTCATTTTTTGATTTGTTTACGCAGTTGCCGATTATGAGCCCTTTTGCAAAGTCGCTTGGGGCTAAGCCTTTATTGATCGGACTCATCGTTGGCATTTATTCCCTTTCTAATACGGTCGGCAACGTATTATCCGGTTTTCTAACCGATAAGAAAGGCGCTTTTCGGATCGTAGTGGCGGGTCTTTTATTAACAGGACTATCGCTTTTCGGATATCGTCTGGCAGAAGATGCGTATACACTGATGGCGGTCCGGTTTATCCATGGATTAGTGGCCGGTTTAATTGTGCCGGCTGCATTCACCTACTTAGCCAATGCGGCCTCAGACAAAAACAAAGGAAAAAGCGCGGCGATCTCAGGGGCATTTATCGGAATGGCAGCGGTTATCGGCCCCGCTTTCAGCGGCATCGTCGCCAGCAGAACGAGCGAGGTGACCGTTTTAAGCTTCACAGCCTTTTGTATGCTGCTGTTAGCCTTAATTGCTTTCTTTTTATTAAGAAAGCAACCAAGTCTCCACCCGCAGGCCGTCTCTAAGCAAACGCTGCCCATCCGCTTGCTCTTTCAAAAGACAAATGTAGTCAAATCATTTATCGGAGCCTTTATGCTGATGTTTTCTCAAGGTGTTCTTGCCTATATGCTGCCGTTAAAAGTTACCGCTCTTGGTTGGGATGCACAAACGAGCGGCATGCTGCTGAGTACGTTTGGTATGACATCGATTCTGTTTTTTCTCCTTCCTACCAATCGATTATTTGACCGCGTCAAACCAGCCTGGACATTAGGAATGGGGATGACGGCGATGGGCGTCAGTTTAATTTTGCTTAGCCAGCTAAACAGCGCCTCCCTGCTCTACCTTTGCATGAACTTGTACGGCATTGGCTTCGCTCTGTTATTTCCGTCGCTCAATTCCTTGTTGGTGGACGCAATTGAGCCCGCTCATCGCGGTAAAGCCTACGGTTATTTCTATGCCTTTTTTTCATTGGGTGTTGTAGTCGGCTCTGGAATCACCGGACTATTCGCGCTCACACCTGTACAAGGCTTTCTTTTTACGGGCATTTTACTGATTATGGCTGCTGGCGGCAGTCTGTTGAAAGATCCCCCTGTCCTGAAAGAAAAACAATTTTATTAA
- a CDS encoding ASCH domain-containing protein produces the protein MANEHAQLPPKTCTIERLVTVKEDVEKVLNGQKTATRRNGRYADVGEVMTLEGTNFVVENVYRQTLGELTDEHAKQEGYNSVEEYKEAILAMHPGMPWLPHMQVWVHEFRKVQK, from the coding sequence ATGGCGAATGAGCATGCGCAATTGCCTCCCAAAACATGCACGATCGAACGCTTAGTAACAGTGAAAGAAGATGTTGAAAAAGTTTTGAACGGACAAAAAACAGCCACTCGCCGCAATGGCCGATATGCAGATGTCGGCGAGGTGATGACCTTGGAAGGAACAAACTTTGTTGTTGAAAACGTGTATCGCCAGACGCTTGGCGAACTGACAGATGAGCACGCCAAACAGGAAGGATACAATAGCGTAGAAGAGTATAAAGAAGCGATTTTAGCGATGCATCCCGGTATGCCTTGGCTTCCGCATATGCAGGTATGGGTTCATGAATTCCGCAAAGTGCAAAAGTGA
- a CDS encoding putative holin-like toxin codes for MTVFEALTLMISFAGLVVLILSTKKN; via the coding sequence ATGACAGTGTTTGAAGCATTAACGTTAATGATCTCATTTGCGGGTCTCGTGGTGCTGATTCTGTCAACAAAGAAAAACTAA
- a CDS encoding type 1 glutamine amidotransferase family protein: MQAKKVYLYVFNTMSDWEYGYLISELNSGRYFKKDLAPLKITTVGANREMITTMGGLRIIPDISLDECTLESKDLFILPGGTTWREDVHQPILERIGQALKLGTIVAAICGATDALANMGYLDTRKHTSNNLEYTKMVCPNYKGEKFYELGSAVSDANLVTASGIAPLEFAMEVLKKIDVFTPDTLHSWYNLNKTHKPEYFFQLMNSINE, translated from the coding sequence ATGCAAGCCAAAAAAGTTTATCTTTATGTATTTAATACAATGTCAGACTGGGAATACGGCTATTTAATTTCTGAACTGAACTCAGGAAGGTATTTCAAGAAGGATCTAGCACCTTTAAAAATAACTACAGTGGGAGCTAACAGAGAAATGATTACTACCATGGGCGGGCTGCGCATAATACCGGATATTTCCCTAGATGAATGTACCCTTGAAAGTAAAGATCTTTTCATTTTGCCAGGAGGGACTACTTGGAGGGAAGATGTTCATCAGCCTATATTAGAAAGAATTGGCCAAGCTTTAAAGCTTGGCACTATTGTTGCTGCAATTTGTGGTGCAACTGATGCCCTCGCGAATATGGGATACTTAGATACTAGAAAGCATACAAGTAATAACTTAGAATATACTAAAATGGTATGTCCAAATTATAAGGGAGAAAAGTTCTATGAGTTGGGATCTGCGGTATCTGATGCGAATTTAGTTACTGCCTCAGGAATAGCTCCTTTGGAATTTGCAATGGAGGTACTAAAAAAAATAGATGTATTTACACCAGACACATTACATTCATGGTATAACCTAAATAAGACTCATAAACCTGAATATTTTTTCCAGTTAATGAATTCAATAAACGAATGA
- a CDS encoding helix-turn-helix transcriptional regulator — protein sequence MPKIDNILAILWMLRSGKKITAKQISEKLEMNIRTVYRYIDTLSTSGVPIISEPGHNGGYTLLPHFIEAPLFFDMEEQTALYHAAVFAEEAGYYGGEALNRAISKLSKYSNQEQETKINQHLTSLEVINRLNSFPVKPFLRELEKAVADGYTVKIQYCKSGEEESKYRLFDPYRIIYWNNKWYMIGFCHLRKDIRSFRVDRMESLRPIENKFNQPENFSARDFFMKNLLPTIEDKTGSTPLVISGNKGALDDICQHWFLEHYLQERTSNQAVFLLEKDVIHTYIPYLLLPYDKSIQVIQPISLKERLVEVLSELIKFYQG from the coding sequence ATGCCTAAAATCGACAATATACTAGCAATTCTATGGATGCTTAGATCAGGTAAAAAAATTACTGCAAAACAAATTTCAGAAAAGTTAGAGATGAATATAAGGACTGTCTATCGTTATATTGATACACTTTCAACAAGTGGCGTACCTATCATTTCCGAACCAGGACATAACGGGGGATACACTTTATTGCCCCATTTTATTGAGGCTCCTCTTTTTTTTGATATGGAAGAGCAAACCGCTCTTTATCATGCTGCTGTTTTTGCAGAAGAAGCCGGATATTATGGTGGTGAAGCACTAAATAGGGCTATTTCAAAGCTAAGTAAATATTCAAATCAAGAGCAGGAAACAAAGATAAACCAACACTTAACCAGTCTTGAAGTAATAAATCGATTAAATTCCTTTCCCGTGAAACCTTTCTTGAGAGAGTTAGAGAAGGCCGTAGCTGACGGATACACTGTAAAAATTCAATACTGTAAAAGTGGAGAAGAAGAATCAAAGTATAGGCTGTTTGATCCGTACAGAATTATTTATTGGAATAATAAGTGGTATATGATTGGATTTTGTCATCTTAGGAAGGATATCCGAAGTTTTAGAGTGGATCGAATGGAAAGTCTAAGACCAATCGAAAATAAGTTTAACCAGCCAGAAAACTTTTCAGCACGTGACTTTTTTATGAAAAACCTCCTTCCAACTATAGAAGATAAAACAGGGAGCACTCCTTTAGTTATCAGTGGAAACAAGGGGGCGTTAGATGACATTTGCCAACATTGGTTTTTAGAACATTATTTACAAGAACGGACTTCAAATCAAGCAGTATTTCTTCTTGAAAAAGATGTGATCCATACATATATACCTTATCTACTTTTACCGTACGATAAATCTATTCAAGTTATACAACCAATAAGCCTTAAGGAAAGACTCGTTGAAGTTCTGTCGGAATTAATAAAATTTTATCAAGGATGA
- a CDS encoding DUF2935 domain-containing protein produces the protein MQFYYGPQMPLRILDEAEFWKHQEEEHTVVIRELLPDLEKKYTEALHKWEEAFSETHQKIVRLIEAITRSGSYVPAVLYQEMLKLTEFCMQQSEQFIELCRQIKEKSKAVQKNPVAKTVLNHIIRESEYFIGISKALLSVQ, from the coding sequence ATGCAATTTTATTATGGGCCGCAAATGCCGCTGCGCATTTTAGACGAAGCGGAGTTTTGGAAGCATCAAGAGGAAGAGCATACCGTTGTGATTCGTGAGCTGCTGCCTGATTTAGAGAAGAAGTATACAGAGGCATTACACAAATGGGAAGAAGCCTTTTCTGAAACCCACCAGAAGATTGTTCGGTTGATTGAAGCAATTACTCGTTCAGGAAGCTACGTTCCCGCAGTTTTGTATCAGGAAATGTTAAAGCTCACGGAATTTTGCATGCAGCAGAGTGAACAGTTTATTGAACTTTGCCGTCAAATTAAAGAAAAAAGCAAGGCTGTTCAAAAAAATCCAGTAGCCAAAACAGTTCTTAATCACATCATTCGCGAGTCTGAATACTTCATCGGAATTTCGAAAGCCCTGCTGTCTGTACAATAG
- a CDS encoding YozQ family protein, with translation MNKKKEKQAMPHEAENNQSAAGEESGLALIQEQISDVYNEGTMDEEQQH, from the coding sequence ATGAATAAGAAAAAAGAAAAGCAAGCCATGCCCCATGAAGCAGAAAATAACCAGTCCGCTGCCGGCGAGGAAAGCGGATTAGCGCTGATTCAAGAACAAATCAGCGACGTTTATAACGAAGGAACCATGGATGAAGAACAGCAACATTGA